A region from the Aegilops tauschii subsp. strangulata cultivar AL8/78 chromosome 5, Aet v6.0, whole genome shotgun sequence genome encodes:
- the LOC109744803 gene encoding BTB/POZ domain-containing protein At2g46260-like, giving the protein MLRFMDAANDKKTIYINSAVFAARSPFFLKLFSNGMKESDQMRPTIIRIADSEENALMELLSFMYSGKLTSARPTLLLDILIAADKFEVMSCIRHCTQLLTSLPMTTESAMLYLDHLCLISLASEVQHLTDAARKFLMDKYKDMHRDELIDMPLSAIEAIFLSNDINVKTEDGIYSFLLEWARKQYPDSEERHKVWSSRLLPLVRFSHMSWKKLHQVLACSDDDIDHEQTTKRITNMLLHKAYPAHHQVVLAAEATACWQVPQRAYRFKRLKVIEFDRPCPHIIVYLDLTREECSRLFPKGEIFSHLFHLAGQNFCLT; this is encoded by the exons CTTTTTTCGAATGGCATGAAAGAATCTGATCAGATGCGTCCAACAATAATTAGGATTGCTGATTCAG AGGAAAATGCACTTATGGAGCTTTTAAGCTTTATGTACAGTGGAAAGTTGACATCAGCTCGACCTACTCTTCTGCTTGACATCTTGATAGCTGCAGACAAATTTGAGGTTATGTCTTGCATAAGGCATTGCACCCAGTTGCTCACAAGCCTGCCTATGACCACGGAATCTGCAATGCTTTACCTAGACCATCTATGCTTAATTTCATTGGCTTCTGAGGTTCAGCATCTGACAGATGCAGCCAGAAAATTCCTCATGGACAAATACAAAGATATG CACCGTGATGAACTAATCGACATGCCTCTTTCTGCGATTGAGGCCATCTTTTTGAGTAATGACATAAATGTAAAAACTGAAGATGGTATATATAGCTTCTTGCTCGAGTGGGCCCGCAAGCAATACCCAGACTCAGAGGAAAGGCACAAGGTATGGAGCTCTCGTTTACTACCGCTGGTGCGCTTCAGTCATATGAGCTGGAAGAAACTCCACCAAGTCCTGGCATGCAGTGATGACGATATAGACCATGAGCAAACAACGAAGCGTATTACCAACATGCTTTTACACAAAGCTTACCCAGCACACCACCAAGTTGTTCTTGCAGCAGAGGCAACAGCTTGTTGGCAAGTTCCGCAGCGGGCCTACCGGTTCAAGCGTCTCAAAGTGATTGAGTTTGATAGGCCCTGCCCACACATTATTGTTTACTTGGATCTAACGCGCGAGGAGTGCTCTCGACTCTTCCCAAAAGGAGAAATATTCTCGCACTTGTTCCATCTTGCAGGGCAGAACTTCTGTCTCACGTGA